In bacterium, a genomic segment contains:
- the selD gene encoding selenide, water dikinase SelD yields MGPVDLSAIVHDLEIPVPPEVIVGIGTADDAGVYRIGPDLNLVLTADFITPPCDDPFLFGRIAAANSLSDVYAMGGTPRAVLNLCCFPTKGIPKPQLTEILKGGLETIKQAGAALVGGHTVRDDELKYGLSVTGLVRDSDIKTNAGARSGDLVILTKPVGTGAVVNGLAAKRLELSRAQPVLDRMAALNRSACEVMLAVGGAHGVTDITGFGLGGHAWEVASASGVGIRLYYSRVPRWDVGLEMLALGIHPGLLAANARSLEGRIQFDDAITEPQRQLFVDPQTSGGLFITVDPARADEMLRRLHDAGINDAAICGEVFAADTPGLDVRI; encoded by the coding sequence GTGGGTCCGGTGGACCTCTCGGCCATTGTCCATGATCTGGAGATCCCCGTTCCCCCCGAAGTAATTGTGGGGATCGGGACGGCGGATGACGCCGGGGTGTATCGTATCGGCCCGGACCTCAATTTGGTCCTGACCGCCGATTTCATCACGCCCCCGTGCGATGACCCGTTTCTGTTCGGACGGATCGCCGCCGCCAACTCTCTCTCCGACGTTTACGCCATGGGCGGCACGCCCCGGGCGGTTCTGAACCTTTGCTGTTTTCCGACCAAGGGCATTCCCAAACCACAGCTGACCGAGATCCTCAAGGGCGGACTGGAGACGATTAAACAAGCCGGCGCGGCCCTGGTCGGCGGGCACACTGTCCGCGACGACGAACTCAAATACGGCCTTTCCGTCACCGGCCTTGTACGTGACTCCGACATCAAGACCAACGCTGGCGCCCGTTCCGGCGATCTGGTCATTCTCACCAAGCCGGTCGGCACCGGCGCGGTGGTCAACGGGCTGGCGGCGAAACGTCTGGAGCTTTCCCGTGCGCAGCCGGTTCTGGACCGCATGGCGGCCCTCAACCGAAGCGCCTGCGAAGTCATGTTGGCGGTCGGCGGCGCGCATGGTGTGACCGACATCACCGGCTTCGGCCTCGGCGGGCACGCGTGGGAAGTCGCCTCCGCCAGCGGCGTCGGCATCCGTCTCTACTACAGCCGTGTTCCGCGCTGGGACGTCGGTCTGGAGATGCTCGCTCTTGGCATTCACCCGGGCCTGCTTGCCGCAAACGCCCGGTCGTTGGAAGGGCGCATCCAGTTCGACGACGCAATCACCGAGCCGCAGCGCCAGTTGTTTGTCGATCCGCAGACTTCGGGGGGACTGTTCATCACCGTCGATCCGGCGCGCGCCGATGAGATGTTGCGGCGGCTGCACGACGCCGGGATCAACGATGCGGCGATCTGCGGCGAGGTCTTTGCCGCCGACACGCCTGGGTTGGATGTGCGCATCTGA
- a CDS encoding CvpA family protein, translating into MTLDIILGIVIVFFAWRGWRKGLIGEVVETVGVVVAILVTARLYPKLEDALGLTSPWSWIVIAAVIFVAIMIILTLLGKGLRKLLEKASLGPVEKTLGLLFGAFKAGLIFAVLSAVLLRAGDDGKKIVSDSLVARSNLKLFAWVTTLLPEEWEKKVDSVLPEI; encoded by the coding sequence ATGACACTGGACATCATCCTCGGAATCGTGATCGTCTTTTTCGCCTGGCGCGGCTGGCGAAAGGGGCTGATCGGCGAAGTGGTGGAAACGGTCGGTGTGGTGGTTGCCATCCTGGTGACGGCTCGTCTGTATCCGAAGCTGGAAGATGCGCTGGGGCTGACTTCGCCCTGGAGCTGGATTGTCATCGCCGCCGTCATCTTTGTAGCGATCATGATCATCCTCACTCTTCTGGGCAAGGGACTGCGCAAACTGCTGGAGAAGGCCTCGCTGGGTCCGGTCGAAAAGACGCTCGGGCTGCTTTTCGGAGCGTTCAAGGCGGGGCTGATCTTTGCGGTTTTAAGCGCGGTCCTGTTGCGCGCCGGCGACGACGGCAAGAAAATCGTCTCCGATTCGCTGGTGGCGCGGAGCAACCTCAAGCTGTTTGCCTGGGTGACCACCCTGCTGCCGGAGGAGTGGGAGAAGAAAGTCGATTCGGTCCTGCCGGAAATCTGA
- a CDS encoding MarR family transcriptional regulator translates to MSNQPDNVERIADGLMRLAQVIGSLNTATAVARGLSALQLQMLQLLAQRGGSETVGFFARRFLIKASTVSDSLRVLESRGLVSKRRDHADARVVHIAITPEGREAVAIAAASAEKLKRLVAGWDEGRRAVILPALIDLIDGLQREGAIPVDRMCVACRYFAINCDTDGGSAPYFCRFINAPLRALDLRVDCPDFEPQT, encoded by the coding sequence ATGTCGAATCAACCCGACAATGTCGAGCGGATCGCCGATGGCCTGATGCGTCTGGCTCAGGTGATCGGAAGTCTCAACACCGCAACCGCCGTTGCGCGGGGGCTTTCGGCGTTGCAACTGCAGATGCTGCAGTTGCTGGCGCAGCGGGGTGGGAGCGAGACGGTCGGCTTTTTTGCGCGACGGTTCTTGATCAAGGCCTCCACAGTCTCCGACTCGTTGCGGGTGTTGGAATCGCGGGGGCTGGTCAGCAAGAGACGCGACCACGCCGATGCGCGGGTGGTGCACATCGCCATCACCCCGGAAGGGCGCGAGGCGGTGGCCATCGCCGCGGCCAGCGCGGAAAAGCTCAAGCGACTGGTCGCCGGCTGGGACGAGGGACGTCGCGCCGTGATCCTCCCTGCCCTGATCGACCTCATCGACGGCCTGCAGCGCGAAGGGGCGATCCCGGTCGACCGAATGTGTGTTGCCTGCCGCTACTTTGCCATCAATTGCGACACCGACGGGGGCTCGGCCCCCTATTTCTGTCGATTCATCAACGCGCCCTTGCGCGCACTCGATCTGCGTGTCGACTGCCCCGATTTCGAACCGCAGACATAA
- a CDS encoding DUF1015 domain-containing protein produces the protein MNRHRPDRRRPTIRIRPFAAWRFNPAIVGDPADCFSPPYDQFDDALVARLLAQSPYNIARIVVAPAGGGPDPTGEHYRRANLALETWLAQGVLVPDRGPAVYPYSQTYSVGGRKLTRRGFIALGDVRDTGLFSHEETHSHVREDRAQLRLATGADFGLIFMIYSDPAQAIDRILRDCEEGEPMAQAEQPDGSLHRLYRCGDPQRVAKILALMEARECVIADGHHRTAAARDTWERKHDDRWANAMMAFFNAEAPGMTVLPIHRTITHVSHADIDQVIERVAEFFDVALIPMPDVPFDERASFLLGLVAERARNGRTAFAMISLPTEIGLLIEAGRAQMSQWPWPADLPEACRALPTAVFETGVLRAAFGFSDDEIDHSERIGYPKDAPAVIEAVRGGQVQLGFLLPPTPLDAIFEVARLRRNLPRKSTFFFPKLLTGLTVHRIESGPSD, from the coding sequence GTGAATCGACACCGTCCCGACCGAAGGAGACCGACCATCCGTATCCGCCCCTTTGCCGCCTGGCGATTCAATCCCGCCATCGTGGGTGATCCGGCCGACTGTTTCAGTCCCCCGTATGACCAGTTCGATGATGCCTTGGTGGCGCGTTTGCTGGCGCAGAGTCCTTACAACATCGCCCGGATCGTTGTGGCTCCCGCCGGCGGCGGGCCCGACCCGACCGGCGAGCACTACCGTCGCGCCAACCTGGCGCTGGAAACCTGGCTGGCGCAGGGGGTGCTGGTGCCCGACCGCGGTCCGGCCGTCTACCCGTATTCGCAGACCTACAGCGTCGGCGGCCGCAAACTCACCCGGCGTGGTTTCATCGCCCTGGGCGACGTCCGCGACACCGGTCTGTTTTCACACGAGGAAACCCACTCGCACGTGCGGGAGGATCGGGCGCAACTGCGTCTGGCCACCGGGGCCGATTTCGGCCTCATCTTCATGATCTACTCCGATCCGGCGCAGGCGATCGACCGCATCCTGCGCGATTGCGAAGAGGGGGAGCCGATGGCGCAGGCGGAGCAACCCGATGGATCGCTGCACCGGCTCTACCGCTGCGGCGACCCCCAGAGGGTGGCGAAAATTCTCGCGCTGATGGAAGCGCGCGAGTGCGTGATCGCCGACGGCCATCACCGCACCGCTGCCGCCCGCGACACTTGGGAGCGCAAGCACGACGACCGTTGGGCCAACGCCATGATGGCCTTCTTCAACGCCGAGGCGCCCGGCATGACGGTGCTGCCGATCCACCGCACCATCACCCATGTGTCCCATGCCGACATCGACCAGGTGATCGAACGGGTCGCCGAGTTCTTCGACGTCGCGCTCATTCCGATGCCCGATGTCCCCTTCGACGAGCGCGCTTCCTTCCTGTTGGGTCTGGTGGCCGAGCGGGCCCGCAACGGACGCACGGCCTTTGCCATGATCAGCCTCCCGACCGAGATCGGCCTTTTGATCGAGGCGGGGCGGGCGCAGATGAGCCAATGGCCCTGGCCGGCCGATCTGCCCGAGGCCTGCCGCGCCCTGCCCACCGCGGTCTTCGAGACGGGCGTGCTGCGTGCCGCGTTCGGATTCTCCGATGATGAGATCGACCACAGCGAGCGCATCGGCTATCCCAAGGATGCCCCGGCGGTGATCGAAGCGGTCCGTGGCGGCCAGGTCCAGCTGGGGTTCCTCCTGCCCCCCACGCCGCTGGATGCCATCTTCGAGGTGGCGCGTCTGCGTCGCAACCTGCCGCGCAAATCGACGTTCTTTTTCCCGAAACTCCTGACCGGATTGACGGTTCACCGAATCGAGTCCGGCCCGTCCGACTGA
- the pruA gene encoding L-glutamate gamma-semialdehyde dehydrogenase yields MLNAIINVPAPKNEPIKSYAPGTPERAELQKAIAAQRATTIEIPLIIGGEEVRSGDLADCRMPHQHGHVLARYHKARKEHVARAIDAAVKAQPAWAAMDWEQRAAIFLKAADLLAGPYRMIVNAATMNGQSKNPFQAEIDSACELIDFYRFNVHYARQIYAQQPESSAGMWNYMEHRPLEGFILAVTPFNFTSIAGNLPTAPAIMGNVSLWKPASSAVYSAYFLMKMLMEAGVPPGVINFVPGSGGEVGDPAVDSEHFAGIHFTGSTSVFHAMWQRVGGNIARYRSYPRLVGETGGKDFVFAHPSADVDALVVALLRGAFEYQGQKCSAASRAYIPESLWPKVKERLGDELAQMKMGDPADFSNFINAVIDKGAFKSIKEYLDYAKSGAGNAKILFGGKCDDSVGYFIEPTVLTTDDPKYRLICEEIFGPVLTIFVYPDRKLEETLAQCDIASPYALTGAIFAQDRFAIAHMMRALVNTAGNFYINDKPTGAVVGQQPFGGARASGTNDKAGSLLNLIRWVSPRSIKETFVPPKDWRYPFLG; encoded by the coding sequence ATGCTCAATGCCATCATCAATGTCCCGGCTCCGAAGAATGAACCGATCAAGTCGTATGCCCCCGGCACACCCGAGCGCGCCGAACTGCAGAAGGCCATTGCCGCGCAACGCGCCACAACCATTGAGATTCCTCTGATCATCGGCGGCGAGGAAGTCCGCAGCGGTGATCTGGCCGATTGCCGTATGCCGCATCAGCACGGGCATGTCCTGGCGCGTTACCACAAGGCCAGGAAGGAGCATGTGGCGCGGGCGATTGACGCGGCGGTGAAGGCCCAACCGGCCTGGGCGGCGATGGATTGGGAGCAGCGCGCCGCCATTTTCCTGAAGGCGGCCGACCTCTTGGCCGGTCCCTACCGGATGATCGTCAACGCCGCGACGATGAACGGCCAGAGCAAGAATCCCTTCCAGGCGGAGATCGACTCGGCCTGCGAGTTGATCGATTTCTACCGTTTCAACGTCCACTATGCCCGGCAGATCTATGCCCAGCAGCCCGAATCGTCGGCCGGGATGTGGAACTACATGGAGCACCGGCCGCTGGAAGGGTTCATCCTTGCGGTGACACCGTTCAACTTCACGTCGATTGCCGGCAACCTGCCCACCGCTCCGGCGATCATGGGCAATGTGTCGTTGTGGAAACCGGCTTCCAGCGCGGTGTATTCGGCCTACTTCCTCATGAAGATGCTGATGGAGGCGGGAGTGCCGCCGGGTGTGATCAACTTCGTGCCCGGTTCGGGCGGAGAGGTCGGCGATCCGGCGGTCGATTCCGAACACTTCGCCGGCATCCACTTCACCGGCTCAACCTCGGTGTTCCACGCGATGTGGCAGCGGGTCGGCGGTAACATCGCCCGGTACCGTTCCTATCCGCGCCTGGTCGGCGAGACCGGCGGCAAGGATTTTGTGTTCGCGCATCCGTCGGCCGATGTCGACGCGCTGGTGGTGGCGTTGCTGCGCGGGGCATTTGAGTACCAGGGGCAGAAGTGTTCAGCGGCTTCGCGCGCCTACATCCCCGAGTCGCTCTGGCCAAAGGTGAAAGAGCGGCTGGGCGATGAACTGGCGCAGATGAAGATGGGCGACCCCGCCGACTTCAGCAATTTCATCAACGCGGTGATCGACAAGGGCGCCTTCAAGTCAATCAAGGAGTATCTCGATTACGCCAAAAGCGGCGCGGGCAACGCCAAGATTCTCTTCGGCGGCAAGTGTGATGACTCCGTCGGCTACTTCATCGAGCCGACCGTCTTGACGACCGACGACCCAAAATATCGCCTGATCTGCGAGGAGATCTTCGGGCCGGTGCTGACCATCTTTGTCTATCCCGACCGCAAGCTCGAGGAGACGCTGGCGCAGTGCGACATCGCCTCGCCGTATGCGCTGACCGGCGCCATCTTCGCGCAGGACCGGTTCGCGATCGCTCACATGATGCGCGCGCTGGTCAACACCGCCGGCAACTTCTACATCAACGACAAGCCCACCGGCGCGGTGGTCGGCCAGCAGCCGTTTGGCGGCGCGCGGGCCTCGGGCACCAACGACAAGGCGGGCAGTCTGTTAAACCTGATCCGCTGGGTCTCGCCTCGCTCGATCAAGGAGACCTTCGTCCCGCCGAAGGACTGGCGGTATCCGTTCCTGGGTTAG
- a CDS encoding AAA family ATPase, translating into MTNSRPTTLGAFRKAGFVYETVKDELRRNLIARIRSGQPLFPGIVGYDQTVIPAIENAILSRHNFILLGLRGQAKTRIVRALTGLLDEVMPAIKGSPLNCHPLRPGCAYSLRMVAERGDDTEIEWIPRARRYQEKLATPDVTIADLIGDLDPIKAAREKRDLSDEEVIHYGIIPRTNRGIFAINELPDLQPRIQVGLLNILEENDLQIRGFPVRIPLDMLLVFTANPEDYTNRGNIITPLKDRIDSQIITHYPTTVAESQAITDQEAWVGRGDGRPRIPDFYREIVEEIAFAARESEYIDQSSGVSARVPIAVLENIISNVERRNLRTGDNDLVPRMADLAAAIPAITGKVELVYEGEREGPRMIAVNIIGRAVAKVFERRVPPIEKDGGLPAKADPIFGKIIGHFSGETTVDVADDSPFGEYEAALSKVPTLRKVAEQFLKTATPQETALGMEFILEGLHQQNLIAKTAVGSIYKYTDMLATMLHNVRRDD; encoded by the coding sequence ATGACCAACTCACGCCCCACGACGCTGGGCGCGTTCCGTAAAGCGGGCTTCGTCTACGAGACTGTCAAAGACGAGCTTCGCCGCAACCTGATCGCCAGGATCCGCTCCGGTCAGCCGCTTTTTCCCGGGATTGTCGGCTACGACCAGACGGTGATTCCGGCGATCGAAAACGCCATCCTCTCCCGGCACAACTTCATCCTCCTCGGCCTGCGCGGCCAGGCCAAGACCCGCATCGTGCGCGCCTTGACGGGCCTGCTGGATGAAGTGATGCCGGCGATCAAGGGGTCGCCGCTCAATTGCCACCCGTTGCGGCCCGGCTGCGCCTACTCGCTGCGCATGGTCGCCGAGCGGGGGGATGACACCGAGATCGAATGGATCCCGCGCGCGCGCCGGTACCAGGAAAAGCTGGCCACGCCCGATGTGACCATCGCCGATCTGATCGGCGACCTCGACCCGATCAAGGCGGCGCGGGAAAAGCGCGATCTCTCCGATGAGGAGGTCATTCACTACGGCATCATCCCCCGCACCAACCGCGGCATCTTCGCCATCAACGAATTGCCCGATCTGCAACCGCGCATCCAGGTGGGGCTGTTGAACATCCTCGAGGAGAACGATCTGCAGATTCGCGGCTTCCCGGTGCGCATTCCGCTGGACATGCTTCTGGTCTTCACCGCCAATCCGGAGGATTACACCAACCGCGGCAACATCATCACGCCGCTTAAGGACCGTATCGATTCGCAGATCATCACGCATTACCCGACCACCGTGGCCGAGTCGCAGGCGATCACGGATCAGGAGGCCTGGGTGGGGCGTGGCGACGGCCGTCCGCGCATCCCCGACTTCTACCGCGAGATCGTCGAGGAAATCGCTTTCGCCGCGCGCGAATCGGAGTACATCGATCAGTCATCCGGCGTCTCGGCCCGAGTGCCGATCGCGGTCCTGGAGAACATCATCTCCAACGTCGAACGTCGCAATCTCCGCACCGGCGACAACGACCTGGTGCCGCGCATGGCCGACCTGGCGGCGGCCATCCCCGCGATCACCGGCAAGGTCGAGCTGGTCTACGAGGGCGAGCGCGAGGGTCCGCGCATGATCGCGGTCAACATTATCGGCCGCGCCGTGGCCAAGGTCTTCGAGCGCCGCGTCCCGCCGATCGAAAAGGATGGCGGCCTGCCGGCCAAGGCCGATCCGATCTTCGGCAAGATCATCGGTCACTTCAGTGGTGAGACCACTGTCGACGTCGCCGACGACTCCCCCTTTGGCGAGTATGAAGCGGCGCTGTCGAAGGTGCCGACGCTCAGGAAGGTCGCCGAACAGTTCCTCAAGACCGCGACGCCGCAAGAGACCGCCCTGGGGATGGAGTTCATCCTCGAGGGGCTGCACCAGCAAAACCTCATCGCCAAGACCGCTGTCGGCTCGATCTACAAATACACCGACATGCTGGCCACCATGCTGCACAACGTGCGGCGCGACGACTGA
- a CDS encoding cytochrome P460 family protein, translating into MIRRFTIPAFMMIAALAVAAGSQEQTSHQVPYPDGYRDWTHVKSMVLRPGHDLYNVFGGIHHVYANDKALAGLKGKKNEYPDGSVFVFDLLAQSGDSTALTEGERKVLGVMHRDAAKYAKTGGWGFEGFAGNTRNRVVTDDGESCFLCHDTQAKATGLVFSQWRE; encoded by the coding sequence ATGATCCGACGTTTCACCATTCCGGCGTTCATGATGATTGCGGCGCTCGCGGTGGCCGCCGGCAGTCAGGAACAGACATCCCATCAGGTCCCCTACCCCGACGGTTACCGCGACTGGACCCATGTCAAGTCGATGGTGCTGAGGCCGGGGCATGACCTCTACAATGTCTTCGGCGGCATCCACCATGTCTACGCCAACGACAAAGCGCTGGCCGGACTGAAGGGGAAAAAGAACGAGTATCCCGATGGTTCGGTGTTTGTCTTTGACCTGCTGGCGCAGTCGGGTGATTCGACCGCGTTGACCGAAGGCGAGCGCAAGGTGCTCGGAGTGATGCACAGGGATGCGGCCAAATACGCCAAGACCGGCGGCTGGGGATTCGAAGGGTTTGCCGGCAACACCCGTAACCGGGTGGTCACCGATGACGGCGAGTCCTGCTTCCTCTGTCACGATACTCAGGCGAAGGCCACCGGGCTGGTCTTCTCGCAGTGGCGGGAGTAG